The following proteins are encoded in a genomic region of Candidatus Bathyarchaeota archaeon:
- a CDS encoding acetyltransferase — protein MGYGGKQKLVIIGVGETAELAYEYFTRDSPFKVEGFSVEEAYITNKTQHGVPVVPLEQIEKHFDPNKHRVFVAVSYTGLNRLRTRLLNQVKAKGYLPCSYISPKTFIAENSKIGQNCFIFENVVVQRGAQIGDNTIIWCSSSIGHRSSIGQNCFLASQVAVSGFVDVGENCFFGVNSCVVGGVKIGGDCVVGAGAVIIKDAEAGRVYVGNPAKPVPNKNVISFIEGAEQI, from the coding sequence ATGGGGTATGGCGGTAAGCAAAAACTTGTAATTATCGGTGTTGGAGAAACCGCTGAACTCGCCTACGAATATTTTACACGTGACTCACCTTTCAAAGTTGAAGGCTTTAGCGTTGAAGAAGCATACATAACAAACAAAACTCAGCACGGAGTTCCTGTGGTGCCGCTGGAACAAATCGAAAAACATTTTGACCCCAATAAGCACCGCGTATTTGTTGCCGTTTCCTACACTGGACTAAACCGATTAAGAACCCGTCTTCTAAACCAAGTAAAAGCTAAAGGGTACTTACCCTGTAGCTACATCAGCCCAAAAACCTTCATTGCAGAAAACTCCAAAATCGGTCAGAACTGCTTTATTTTTGAAAATGTCGTGGTTCAACGAGGCGCCCAAATCGGTGATAACACTATCATTTGGTGTTCCAGTTCTATTGGACATCGATCATCGATTGGGCAAAACTGTTTTCTGGCGTCTCAGGTTGCGGTTTCGGGTTTTGTTGATGTTGGTGAGAACTGTTTTTTTGGCGTTAACAGCTGTGTTGTCGGAGGCGTGAAGATTGGCGGTGACTGCGTTGTTGGTGCAGGAGCGGTCATAATTAAAGATGCTGAAGCGGGTAGAGTTTATGTTGGAAACCCAGCTAAACCTGTGCCAAATAAAAATGTTATTTCTTTTATTGAAGGAGCAGAACAGATATGA
- a CDS encoding cobalamin-dependent protein (Presence of a B(12) (cobalamin)-binding domain implies dependence on cobalamin itself, in one of its several forms, or in some unusual lineages, dependence on a cobalamin-like analog.), with amino-acid sequence MKVLLIQTPLLKTSGLLAAFPLGLAYLADALKSHEVTVIDPNTSESPFETVKKAIAKINPDIIGLSLRNIDSALSSDNVSFFEGFQYLLQTARENCSGAKIVVGGTGFSIFPNEIMNRCKNIDLGLFLEGEASFPQLLDNLDCPERVKGIYYRKNGKIHFSGKNGTVDFDSLAFPPRELHGLDLDCYRKIPHSMGIQTRRGCVFNCAYCTYPYLQGNCLRVRSPKKIVDEIENIVDNYGIEHFFFADTIFNYPFDHARQICREILKRKLSIRWSAWFKENYINKNFVIESQKSGCIGFEFSPDGASQSSLKILHKDLAVQDIKRVCKLIREVEEARVIFNFLRNVPGENLKSVTEFHKLLSWILATNRRQISFIGLNSIRIYPHTEIYNIALRNGVISRGQDLIEPTFYDPFPMSAAYFPVRCANYVYLRARKLQLFK; translated from the coding sequence GTGAAGGTTCTTCTAATTCAGACTCCACTTCTTAAAACGTCAGGGTTGCTTGCTGCTTTCCCTTTGGGTTTAGCTTACTTGGCTGATGCATTAAAAAGTCACGAAGTAACCGTTATTGACCCAAACACAAGCGAATCCCCATTTGAAACTGTAAAAAAAGCAATCGCCAAAATCAACCCTGACATAATTGGTTTATCACTGCGAAACATTGATTCCGCGCTGTCTTCTGACAACGTTTCTTTCTTTGAAGGTTTTCAGTATCTACTACAGACTGCTCGTGAAAACTGTTCAGGAGCAAAAATTGTGGTCGGCGGCACAGGGTTCTCCATTTTCCCAAACGAAATCATGAACCGCTGCAAAAATATTGATTTAGGTCTCTTTTTGGAAGGCGAAGCCTCATTTCCCCAGTTACTGGATAACCTGGATTGTCCTGAAAGGGTTAAAGGCATCTACTACCGAAAAAACGGCAAAATACACTTTAGCGGAAAAAACGGAACAGTTGATTTTGATAGTTTAGCATTTCCTCCAAGGGAACTACACGGGTTAGACTTGGATTGTTACCGAAAAATTCCTCATTCAATGGGCATCCAAACGCGACGCGGCTGCGTTTTTAACTGTGCCTACTGCACCTATCCTTACCTGCAGGGCAACTGTCTTCGTGTTCGCTCGCCCAAAAAAATAGTGGATGAAATAGAAAATATAGTTGACAATTACGGAATTGAGCACTTCTTTTTTGCTGACACGATATTTAATTACCCTTTTGATCACGCCCGCCAAATCTGCCGTGAAATCTTGAAAAGAAAACTCTCCATACGTTGGAGTGCTTGGTTTAAAGAGAACTATATCAACAAAAACTTTGTTATCGAATCCCAAAAGTCAGGTTGCATCGGCTTTGAGTTCTCTCCCGACGGTGCATCTCAGTCATCTCTTAAAATTTTGCATAAGGACCTTGCTGTTCAGGATATCAAACGTGTTTGCAAGTTAATCAGAGAGGTTGAGGAAGCAAGGGTTATTTTCAACTTTTTAAGAAACGTTCCAGGCGAAAACCTAAAAAGCGTCACAGAATTTCACAAACTTCTTTCATGGATTTTAGCTACGAACCGCAGACAAATCTCTTTTATCGGCTTAAACAGCATCCGCATATACCCACACACTGAAATCTACAATATTGCTTTAAGAAACGGAGTTATTAGTCGCGGTCAAGACTTGATTGAGCCAACTTTTTATGATCCTTTTCCAATGAGTGCTGCCTATTTTCCTGTAAGATGTGCAAATTATGTTTACCTTCGCGCCAGAAAGCTCCAACTTTTTAAGTAA
- a CDS encoding GNAT family N-acetyltransferase codes for MITDFSSENKGTVTLCAYTPEHKNQWNTFVSTSKNGVFLFYREYMDYHSNRFQDHSLMFFNEDQLVALLPANVYKETLYSHGGLTFGGVISGFNMKTPLMLNIFEALLNHCRNQSIKEVVYKTIPYIYHLVPSDEDLYALFTCKARLEIRNVSSCILLPKASEFAYSRKRNIQKAQKNGIVVRQSSDFGSFMKILADSLQTRHNVKPVHTLEEIKLLASRFPENIKLFASFQDSAMLAGIVVYESKNVTHIQYAANSPKGRDIGAQDIIEDYLIREQYKNKKYFDFGISTEKMGHFLNLGLIRRKENFSASAIMYDTYQIIV; via the coding sequence ATGATCACCGATTTTTCTTCTGAAAACAAAGGTACAGTTACCCTTTGTGCTTACACGCCAGAGCACAAAAATCAATGGAACACTTTTGTTTCTACGTCAAAAAACGGCGTTTTCTTATTCTACCGTGAATACATGGACTACCACTCTAACCGCTTCCAAGACCATTCTTTAATGTTCTTTAATGAGGATCAGTTAGTTGCTTTGCTTCCTGCAAACGTTTACAAAGAAACCCTATACAGTCATGGTGGGTTGACGTTTGGTGGAGTAATCAGCGGGTTTAACATGAAAACTCCTTTGATGCTTAACATTTTTGAAGCTCTTTTGAACCATTGCAGGAATCAATCAATTAAAGAAGTTGTTTACAAGACAATACCCTACATTTATCATCTGGTACCTTCTGATGAAGACTTGTATGCGCTTTTTACCTGTAAAGCACGATTAGAAATTCGAAATGTTTCCTCTTGCATTTTGCTCCCTAAAGCCAGCGAGTTTGCCTACAGCAGAAAAAGAAACATACAGAAAGCACAAAAAAACGGTATAGTGGTTCGTCAGTCCTCAGATTTTGGGTCTTTCATGAAGATACTGGCTGATTCTTTGCAGACACGGCATAACGTTAAGCCTGTGCATACATTGGAGGAGATTAAGCTTTTAGCAAGCAGGTTTCCCGAGAACATCAAATTGTTTGCGTCCTTTCAAGATAGCGCTATGCTTGCGGGCATAGTGGTTTATGAAAGCAAAAACGTTACTCACATCCAGTACGCCGCTAACTCCCCAAAAGGTCGGGACATAGGTGCACAAGATATAATCGAAGACTACCTTATCAGAGAACAGTACAAGAACAAGAAATACTTTGATTTTGGAATCTCTACAGAAAAAATGGGCCATTTTCTAAATTTAGGTTTAATTCGGCGTAAAGAAAACTTTTCCGCAAGCGCCATAATGTATGACACCTATCAGATAATCGTTTAA
- a CDS encoding GNAT family N-acetyltransferase has protein sequence MTLLELLPKNNQVTVQPYSSKYKIVWNDFISKSKNGVFMFNRDYMDYHSSRFHDYSLLFFKGKKLVAVLPANMEQQTLFSHGGLTFGGIISNYDMTQKLMLKIVEALLEYCKTENIIRILYKTIPHIYHVVPAEEDLYALFRHQARLVGRNLSSTIDLTQTVPFDKSRKENIRKARKNNLEIKRSYDINTFMKIAQEILMEKHGVTPVHTVDELALLMKRFPDNIKLFGSFLHDEMVAGVIIFESKNVAHGQYAANSYVGRRIGAQDIIEDYLINDYYRNKKKFFDFGISTLHFGKEVNEGLLSRKEGFGASAVAYDTYEVIAP, from the coding sequence ATGACTCTGCTTGAACTTTTACCTAAAAACAATCAGGTAACTGTCCAACCATACAGCAGTAAATACAAGATTGTATGGAATGATTTTATTTCAAAATCAAAAAACGGGGTTTTCATGTTTAACCGTGACTACATGGACTACCATTCCAGCAGGTTCCATGATTACTCCCTTCTTTTCTTTAAAGGAAAAAAATTAGTGGCAGTGCTACCTGCAAACATGGAGCAGCAGACACTGTTTAGTCACGGAGGCTTAACTTTTGGGGGAATAATCTCAAATTACGATATGACACAAAAACTCATGCTCAAAATAGTTGAGGCCCTACTTGAATATTGCAAAACCGAAAATATAATCCGTATACTCTACAAGACAATACCACATATTTATCATGTTGTTCCCGCAGAAGAAGACTTGTACGCCTTGTTTAGACATCAAGCAAGACTGGTTGGACGAAACCTTTCATCCACAATTGATCTAACCCAAACAGTGCCTTTTGATAAAAGCCGTAAAGAAAACATTAGAAAAGCAAGAAAAAACAATCTTGAAATCAAAAGAAGCTACGACATAAACACTTTCATGAAAATAGCCCAAGAAATCTTGATGGAAAAACACGGCGTAACCCCTGTGCATACTGTTGATGAGCTGGCACTGTTGATGAAGCGTTTTCCAGATAACATTAAACTGTTCGGTAGTTTTTTGCATGATGAAATGGTGGCGGGTGTTATAATTTTTGAAAGCAAAAACGTTGCGCATGGTCAGTATGCAGCTAACTCTTATGTGGGTAGACGAATCGGCGCACAGGACATAATTGAAGATTATTTAATTAACGATTATTATCGGAATAAGAAAAAATTTTTTGATTTCGGCATCTCAACACTTCATTTCGGTAAGGAAGTAAATGAAGGCTTGCTTTCTCGGAAGGAAGGGTTTGGTGCGAGTGCTGTCGCCTATGATACTTACGAAGTAATTGCGCCATAA